Proteins co-encoded in one Prunus persica cultivar Lovell chromosome G6, Prunus_persica_NCBIv2, whole genome shotgun sequence genomic window:
- the LOC18775353 gene encoding calmodulin-binding receptor-like cytoplasmic kinase 2, with product MKNTPSPHNLHSNRRKPISNFQYEDANNNKPKHQRFAALKAAVKKVAGVFKILLFGQREAIPKGAAVIDTRTNTRISGISSSTDISTWSDTKSSSKFKLSQSNNSSSALSGVIETKNFSYEEIFKATEKFSPANKIGEGAFGTVYKGRLGDGSLVAVKRAKKATYDKLIALEFKNEILTLSMIEHLNLVRLYGYLEHGDERIIVVEYVGNGTLREHLDGTLGNGLEAGERLDIAIDVAHAITYLHMYTDPPIIHRDIKSLNILITEKFRAKVADFGFARLSADPNATHISTQIKGTAGYLDPEYLKTYQLTEKSDVYSFGVLLVELMTGRRPIEPQKPANERLTTRWAMQMLKRGDAILVMDPKLRRNPASTMALEKILMLAKQCLAPLRQSRPSMQKCAEILWGIRKDFREKALSASSTPHYSANFPVRDAKKTRQTSFGIEDGDSYKFISA from the exons ATGAAGAACACACCAAGTCCTCATAATCTGCACTCAAACAGAAGAAAaccaatttccaatttccaatATGAAGAtgccaacaacaacaaacccaAGCACCAGAGATTTGCTGCCCTGAAGGCTGCTGTGAAGAAAGTTGCTGGCGTTTTCaaaattcttctttttggacAAAGAGAGGCCATCCCAAAAGGTGCTGCTGTGATTGATACAAGAACTAATACCCGAATCAGCGGGATTTCCT CTTCAACTGATATTTCAACATGGAGTGACACTAAGAGCTCATCAAAGTTTAAGCTCTCTCAGTCCAATAATTCTTCAAGTGCTCTGAGTGGAGTAATTGAGACGAAGAATTTTTCTTACGAAGAGATTTTCAAAGCAACCGAAAAATTCTCTCCAGCGAATAAGATTGGTGAGGGTGCATTTGGAACAGTGTACAAGGGAAGGCTTGGAGATGGATCTCTTGTTGCTGTAAAGCGTGCCAAGAAG GCCACATATGACAAGCTCATAGCATTGGAGTTCAAGAATGAGATACTTACCTTGTCCATGATTGAACATCTGAATTTGGTAAGGTTATATGGATATTTGGAGCATGGAGACGAGCGGATTATAGTGGTTGAATATGTTGGCAATGGAACGCTTCGGGAACATCTGGATG GTACACTGGGAAATGGACTTGAAGCTGGAGAACGTTTGGACATTGCTATTGATGTGGCTCATGCAATTACCTATCTTCACATGTATACAG ATCCTCCGATAATCCACCGAGACATCAAATCATTAAACATCCTCATCACAGAGAAATTTCGGGCTAAAGTGGCGGACTTTGGGTTTGCACGATTGTCAGCAGACCCCAATGCAACTCACATTTCAACTCAAATAAAAGGAACAGCAGGATACTTGGATCCCGAGTACCTGAAGACTTATCAACTCACTGAAAAGAGTGATGTTTATTCCTTTGGTGTCTTGCTTGTAGAACTGATGACAGGAAGACGGCCCATCGAACCACAAAAGCCAGCCAATGAAAGATTAACAACAAGATGG GCAATGCAAATGTTGAAACGAGGAGACGCCATACTCGTCATGGATCCAAAGCTACGGAGAAATCCAGCATCAACCATGGCATTGGAGAAAATTCTCATGCTAGCTAAGCAGTGCCTTGCACCTTTAAGACAGTCAAGACCCTCCATGCAAAAATGTGCTGAAATCTTATGGGGAATTCGCAAGGACTTCAGAGAAAAAGCCCTCTCTGCTTCTTCTACACCTCACTACTCTGCCAATTTTCCTGTGAGAGATGCAAAGAAGACTCGGCAGACATCATTTGGGATTGAAGATGGCGATAGCTATAAGTTTATCTCTGCCTAG
- the LOC18775030 gene encoding alpha-glucan phosphorylase, H isozyme, with amino-acid sequence MAATAKPNGKSITDSDISSKIPATANPLAEEPSQIASNINYHAKFSPHFSPFKFQPEQAYYATADSVRDRLIQQWNETYLHFHKKNPKQTYYLSMEYLQGRALTNAIGNLNVQKAYADALNKLGHDLEEIREQEKDAALGNGGLGRLASCFLDSMATLNLPAWGYGLRYRYGLFKQRIAKDGQEETAEDWLEKFSPWEVVRHDVVYPVRFFGRVHVNPDGSRNWVEGEVLQALAYDVPIPGYKTKNTISLRLWEAKASAEDFNLFQFNDGQYESAAQLHSRAQQICAVLYPGDATEDGKLLRLKQQFFLCSASLQDIIFRFKERKGSTASLQWSEFPTKVAVQLNDTHPTLAIPELMRLLLDEEGLGWDEAWAVTTRTIAYTNHTVLPEALEKWSQPVMWKLLPRHMQIIEEIDKRFIATVHATRTDLVSKIPSLCILDNSPQKPVVRMANLCVVSAHTVNGVAQLHSDILKNELFVDYVSIWPSKFQNKTNGITPRRWLRFCSPELSNIITKWLKTDQWVTNLDLLTGLRKFADDSKLQEEWASAKLANKKRLAQYIEHTTGVQVDPSTLFDIQVKRIHEYKRQLLNILGAVYRYKKLKEMSPEERKKTTPRTIMIGGKAFATYTNAKRIVKLVDDVGAVVNKDPEVNTHLKVVFVPNYNVSVAELLIPGSELSQHISTAGMEASGTSNMKFSLNGCLIIGTLDGANVEIREEIGEDNFFLFGATADEVPKLRKDRENGLFKPDPRFEEAKQFVRSGAFGSYDYNPLLDSLEGNTGYGRGDYFLVGHDFPQYLDAQAKVDEAYKDRKKWLKMSILSTAGSGKFSSDRTIAQYAKEIWNIEECRVP; translated from the exons ATGGCGGCTACTGCGAAACCGAACGGTAAAAGCATCACCGACTCTGACATTTCATCCAAGATTCCAGCAACCGCGAATCCTTTAGCCGAAGAACCATCGCAGATTGCTTCGAACATCAATTACCACGCGAAATTCAGCCCTCACTTCTCGCCGTTCAAGTTCCAGCCCGAGCAAGCCTACTACGCCACCGCCGATAGCGTCCGTGATCGTCTGATCCAA CAATGGAACGAGACGTACCTGCATTTCCACAAGAAGAATCCCAAGCAGACCTACTACTTGTCCATGGAGTATCTTCAAGGACGAGCCTTGACCAATGCGATTGGGAATTTGAACGTTCAGAAAGCTTATGCTGACGCTCTGAATAAGCTGGGGCATGACCTCGAGGAAATAAGGGAGCAG GAAAAAGATGCTGCACTCGGAAATGGTGGCCTGGGAAGGCTTGCTTCGTGCTTTCTAGACTCCATGGCAACGTTGAACTTGCCAGCGTGGGGATATGGTTTGAGGTACAGATACGGGCTGTTCAAGCAACGGATCGCCAAGGATGGTCAAGAAGAAACTGCTGAGGATTGGCTAGAG AAGTTTAGTCCTTGGGAAGTTGTCAGGCATGATGTTGTCTACCCTGTCAGATTCTTTGGTCGAGTTCACGTCAATCCTGATGGATC ACGAAACTGGGTTGAGGGAGAGGTTCTGCAAGCTCTGGCTTATGATGTGCCAATTCCAGGATACAAAACCAAGAACACTATTAGTCTTCGTTTATGGGAAGCCAAAGCATCTGCTGAGGATTTTAACCTATTTCAATTTAATGATGGACAGTATGAATCTGCTGCGCAGCTTCATTCTCGAGCTCAACAG ATTTGTGCTGTTTTATATCCTGGAGATGCCACAGAGGATGGGAAACTTTTAAGGCTGAAGCAACAATTCTTCCTGTGCAGTGCATCACTTCAG GATATTATTTTTAGATTCAAGGAGAGGAAAGGGAGCACAGCCTCATTGCAATGGTCAGAGTTTCCGACAAAAGTTGCTGTCCAATTGAATGATACTCATCCTACACTTGCAATTCCAGAGCTAATGCGATTGCTATTGGATGAGGAAGGACTTGGGTGGGATGAGGCATGGGCTGTGACAACAAG GACAATTGCTTATACTAATCACACAGTCCTTCCTGAAGCACTTGAGAAATGGTCACAACCTGTAATGTGGAAACTTCTCCCTCGCCATATGCAAATAATAGAAGAAATTGACAAAAGG TTCATTGCTACAGTACATGCTACACGAACTGATCTTGTGAGCAAAATTCCTAGCTTGTGCATCTTGGATAACAGTCCCCAAAAGCCTGTTGTGCGAATGGCGAACTTATGTGTAGTGTCAGCTCATACG GTTAATGGTGTTGCCCAATTGCACAGTGATATTTTAAAGAATGAGTTATTTGTAGACTATGTCTCTATATGGCCATCAaagtttcaaaacaaaacgaatGGGATTACTCCTCGGAGGTGGCTCCGATTCTGCAGTCCTGAGCTCAGTAACATAATCACCAAATGGTTAAAAACTGACCAATGGGTGACCAACCTGGACCTACTTACAGGTCTTCGaaag TTTGCCGATGATTCAAAATTACAAGAAGAATGGGCGTCTGCCAAGTTGGCTAACAAGAAGCGTTTGGCACAGTACATAGAGCATACGACAGGTGTCCAGGTTGACCCAAGCACTCTATTTGACATACAAGTGAAGCGTATCCATGAATATAAGAGACAGTTGCTGAATATTCTGGGTGCAGTCTATAGATATAAGAAGTTAAAG GAGATGAGCCCTGAAGAGCGGAAGAAGACAACTCCACGCACTATCATGATTGGAGGAAAAGCATTTGCAACATAtacaaatgcaaaaagaataGTCAAGCTGGTGGACGATGTTGGTGCTGTGGTCAACAAAGATCCTGAGGTCAATACCCACCTGAAG GTTGTATTTGTTCCAAATTACAATGTATCTGTGGCTGAGCTACTTATCCCTGGAAGTGAGCTGTCACAACATATCAGCACTGCAGGCATGGAGGCAAGTGGCACAAGCAACATGAAATTTTCTCTGAACGGTTGCCTCATAATAGGAACACTGGATGGGGCTAATGTGGAAATCCGTGAGGAAATTGGGGAGGAtaacttttttctctttggtgCAACTGCAGATGAAGTCCCTAAGCTGCGCAAGGACAGAGAGAACGGACTG TTCAAACCAGATCCTCGGTTTGAAGAAGCCAAGCAGTTTGTTAGGAGTGGAGCATTTGGGAGCTATGACTACAATCCACTTCTTGACTCTCTTGAGGGAAACACTGGTTATGGTCGCGgtgattattttcttgttggcCATGACTTCCCACAATATTTGGATGCTCAGGCAAAAGTAGATGAAGCTTACAA GGATAGGAAAAAGTGGCTGAAGATGTCCATACTAAGCACTGCCGGGTCTGGCAAGTTCAGCAGCGACCGCACAATTGCTCAGTATGCCAAGGAAATCTGGAACATAGAAGAGTGCCGCGTACCATAG
- the LOC109949790 gene encoding arginine/serine-rich protein 1-like, giving the protein MLCCFLGFFISFFGVFFQCNNLIWLLLFFVPVLSSVVILRKVKVRFVQKFFCFSRFMFLVVWPWFLIRSDLNCIPRSYTPSFSWSSPSSSSPSSSLPSSPSSVWRCSSSSRSPQRSPQRSDVDNPMNNLHGRRGRTPISGRGHQTIPLHHRTPSYSPPRRSRMYSNHRRHYSRSPSYSSDLSRRRSYSPHYSRRRASPSYNRRRAISLLQSAAQNILCSVQSV; this is encoded by the exons AtgctttgttgttttttgggtttctttatttctttctttggtgttttttttcaGTGTAATAATCTAAtttggcttcttcttttttttgttcctgTTCTGTCTTCAGTTGTCATCCTCCGGAAGGTCAAGGTGCGTTTTGTCCAGAAattcttctgtttttctcGTTTCATGTTTTTAGTGGTTTGGCCATGGTTTCTAATAAGGTCCGACTTGAATTGCATACCCCGGAGTTACACGCCGTCCTTCTCGTGGTCCTCTCCGAGTTCGTCCTCTCCGAGTTCATCCCTTCCAAGTTCTCCGAGTTCTGTTTGGAGGTGCTCTTCCAGCTCAAG AAGCCCCCAACGGAGCCCCCAGCGGAGTGATGTGGATAATCCTATGAACAATTTGCAT gGTAGGAGAGGGCGAACTCCTATTTCAGGAAGAGGGCATCAAACAATTCCTC TGCACCACAGAACCCCCAGCTACTCACCTCCTCGTAGATCTCGTATGTACTCTAATCATCGGAGGCATTATAGTCGATCACCTAGTTATTCATCTGACCTAAGCAGGAGAAGGTCATACTCTCCACATTACAGTCGTCGGAGGGCATCTCCTTCCTACAATCGTCGGAGGGCTATCTCTTTACTACAGTCGGCTGCCCAAAACATACTGTGCTCAGTGCAATCGGTATAG
- the LOC18775285 gene encoding serine/arginine-rich splicing factor SR45a isoform X1 — protein sequence MSYSRRSRYSYSPSPKRYSRSLSRSVSRSRSRSRSPSVENPGNNLYVTGLSPRITKRELEKHFASEGKVIDVHLVVDPWTRESRGFGFVTMENVDEADRCIKYLDRSVLEGRVITVERARRRRGRTPTPGRYLGLRTIRVRRRTPSYSPPRRSPTYSPYRRSCSQSPHSSDRSRSRSYSPHYRRRRSYSPDYSRHRYYSRSRTPYSRSPVRHHARGYSPYDSREYSPDDSYYGRRHRYREYSPDDSYYGRRHCYRYVSPSVSPRARRRSRRSYSPSISPRPRRSYKRSYSPSVSPRPRRTSRRSYSPYSPSPSPRPRRSSRSIYSPSVSPEPKKKRSGKSYSRSVSPRRRSSISYRESSRRSYLRHRSPSVSASSRYISRSASPSSTSPSS from the exons ATGTCGTACTCCAGAAGGTCAAG GTATTCCTACTCTCCTTCCCCGAAACGGTACAGTAGGTCCCTTTCGAGGTCTGTTTCGAGGTCGAGGTCAAGGTCAAG AAGCCCATCAGTTGAGAATCCTGGGAACAATTTGTATGTGACTGGATTATCACCTCGGATTACAAAGAGAGAACTCGAGAAGCACTTTGCATCTGAGGGAAAA GTCATTGATGTTCATCTTGTGGTTGATCCATGGACAAGAGAATCTCGTGGATTTGGGTTTGTTACAATGGAAAATGTTGATGAGGCTGACCGCTGTATTAAGTATTTAGATCGCTCTGTACTTGAAGGCCGTGTCATTACAGTGGAGAGG GCTAGAAGGCGGAGAGGGCGAACTCCTACTCCCGGAAGGTATCTTGGGCTGCGAACAATTCGTG TGCGTCGACGAACTCCTAGTTACTCACCTCCTCGTAGATCTCCTACCTACTCACCTTATCGGAGGAGCTGTAGCCAGTCACCTCATTCATCAGATCGAAGCAGGAGCAGGTCATACTCTCCACACTACAGGAGGAGGAGATCATACTCTCCTGACTATAGTCGGCATAGATATTACTCTCGGTCTCGCACCCCTTACAGCAGGTCACCAGTGAGACATCATGCTCGGGGCTACTCTCCATATGACTCCAGGGAGTATTCACCAGATGACTCTTACTATGGGAGGAGGCATCGTTACAGGGAGTATTCACCAGATGACTCGTACTACGGAAGGAGGCATTGCTATCGTTATGTTTCTCCTAGTGTCTCTCCAAGGGCAAGAAGGAGATCAAGGAGGAGCTACTCACCCAGCATCTCTCCCAGGCCCAGGAGGAGTTACAAGAGGAGCTACTCACCCAGTGTTTCGCCCAGGCCTAGGAGGACATCTAGGAGGAGTTACTCCCCCTACTCCCCTAGTCCTTCGCCCAGGCCTAGGAGGTCCTCcaggagtatttactcccctAGTGTTTCACCtgaaccaaaaaagaagaggtcAGGGAAGAGTTACTCCCGAAGTGTATCTCCTAGACGCAGGAGCTCAATTTCTTACAGGGAATCGTCTAGGAGAAGCTACTTGAGACATCGGAGTCCGAGTGTGAGTGCGAGTTCCAGATATATTTCAAGATCTGCTAGTCCTAGTTCTACTTCACCTTCATCGTGA
- the LOC18775285 gene encoding serine/arginine-rich splicing factor SR45a isoform X2: MSYSRRSRYSYSPSPKRYSRSLSRSVSRSRSRSRSPSVENPGNNLYVTGLSPRITKRELEKHFASEGKVIDVHLVVDPWTRESRGFGFVTMENVDEADRCIKYLDRSVLEGRVITVERCLWQQVGCVKQLFIKFQTTT, from the exons ATGTCGTACTCCAGAAGGTCAAG GTATTCCTACTCTCCTTCCCCGAAACGGTACAGTAGGTCCCTTTCGAGGTCTGTTTCGAGGTCGAGGTCAAGGTCAAG AAGCCCATCAGTTGAGAATCCTGGGAACAATTTGTATGTGACTGGATTATCACCTCGGATTACAAAGAGAGAACTCGAGAAGCACTTTGCATCTGAGGGAAAA GTCATTGATGTTCATCTTGTGGTTGATCCATGGACAAGAGAATCTCGTGGATTTGGGTTTGTTACAATGGAAAATGTTGATGAGGCTGACCGCTGTATTAAGTATTTAGATCGCTCTGTACTTGAAGGCCGTGTCATTACAGTGGAGAGG TGTTTGTGGCAGCAGGTTGGCTGTGTGAAGCAGCTCTTCATCAAATTCCAAACAACAACttaa